The following are encoded in a window of Anopheles gambiae chromosome X, idAnoGambNW_F1_1, whole genome shotgun sequence genomic DNA:
- the LOC1272165 gene encoding uncharacterized protein LOC1272165, translating to MGDNETFLGMLRPDQASALARSVARVRERLEAYIRQMKEPVKRNGLVYIRGSQAYERRIRKLYNCTPHRGRVRAPRRPFPPEIAPEPEQMEAAANLLQPAENEDAMEEQQEAAGEAVEEEEEEWVAPYSSVERDSEPDDDAGPSEASETDRPYGDASLEDGLRLWVVENGVPDRTVDRLLGHLRQCAPQLALPRNARSFGATMVSPFVRSKIVSISGGRMWYQSIAKSLQAHYCLVQPNEDGLILDFCVNGQRLRDGTHFWTMHMKVHNVPGTPVMTVSLYSGATAPGSAKEYLHQFVDELNKLQRQGLTIGGQTYWVYLRAIIANTPARAFIKGVGDNEIHCCHKCTTVPETDGKLVYYTQETACEPRTDKLFRGKHYPGHVSKWTPLRDLKNCDLVLDIVVTERRQLTELGVLAQLLQLWVNGYQDIDCKLLPSQKRAISGHLERLQLPTGYERTLRDLRCVAVWTAEEHLAFLQFAGFAVLRGRMPDAVYSHFMLLFVAVTMLSSSYYKARWQMAAALLDNFVADYATVYSPRLVNLNVHHLLHMYEETCRFGELHTISAYPFVPRQRDARRLMHSAGYSLSQTVQRLLELQQVELNRRWDTTDEDVPSVRTVGLDTIATIRRGFQLRRNFRDQFALTNTGAVVMYEGATNFEDFGLVVHGYTFTRQVPAFSDPFCSTEVHIYSAVMSSLEQHVLRAFPTSMLLCKVAAVQTEFSNEYIFVPVPGTYLACNEAV from the exons ATGGGCGACAACGAAACGTTCCTGGGGATGCTAAGGCCAGATCAAGCCAGTGCGTTAGCGAGATCGGTAGCGAGAGTGAGGGAACGTTTGGAGGCATATATTCGACAGATGAAAGAACCCGTCAAGCGAAATGGGCTGGTGTATATCCGTGGATCGCAAGCTTACGAGCGGCGTATTCGTAAATTGTATAATTGTACACCCCACCGTGGCAGGGTACGAGCACCGCGCCGCCCCTTCCCACCCGAGATCGCTCCAGAACCGGAGCAAATGGAAGCGGCAG CCAACCTTCTCCAGCCGGCTGAGAACGAGGATGCGATGGAAGAGCAGCAGGAAGCAGCAGGAGAAGCggtggaagaggaggaagaggagtgGGTCGCACCGTACAGCAGTGTGGAGCGGGACAGCGAGCCGGATGATGATGCGGGGCCGTCCGAGGCGTCCGAGACCGATCGCCCGTACGGTGACGCTTCGCTCGAAGATGGCTTACGGCTGTgggtggtggaaaatggcGTGCCCGATCGCACGGTAGACCGCCTGCTGGGTCACTTACGGCAGTGTGCTCCGCAGCTCGCATTGCCGCGCAATGCACGGTCGTTCGGTGCCACGATGGTGTCGCCTTTCGTCCGGTCCAAGATCGTGTCCATCAGTGGAGGCCGCATGTGGTACCAGAGCATCGCCAAAAGCCTGCAAGCGCACTATTG CTTGGTCCAGCCGAACGAAGATGGTCTCATCCTGGACTTTTGCGTAAACGGTCAGCGACTGCGCGATGGCACCCACTTCTGGACGATGCACATGAAGGTGCACAACGTGCCCGGCACGCCCGTGATGACGGTTTCGCTTTACAGTGGCGCCACCGCGCCGGGCAGCGCCAAGGAATATCTGCACCAGTTCGTGGACGAGCTGAACAAGCTGCAGAGGCAGGGCCTTACCATAGGCGGCCAGACGTACTGGGTATATCTGCGGGCAATTATTGCTAACACACCGGCCCGTGCCTTTATCAAGG GTGTCGGTGACAACGAGATCCACTGCTGCCACAAGTGCACCACCGTGCCGGAAACGGACGGTAAGCTGGTGTACTACACGCAAGAGACGGCGTGCGAACCACGCACGGACAAGCTGTTTCGTGGCAAGCACTACCCGGGGCATGTGAGCAAGTGGACGCCGCTGCGCGATCTGAAAAACTGCGACCTCGTCCTGGACATCGTGGTGACCGAACGCCGGCAGCTGACGGAGCTGGGCGTGCTGGCCCAACTGTTGCAGTTGTGGGTCAACGGTTACCAAGACATCGACTGTAAGCTGCTGCCGTCGCAAAAGCGGGCAATCTCGGGCCATCTCGAGCGGCTGCAGCTGCCCACCGGGTACGAACGAACGCTGCGCGACCTGCGCTGCGTGGCGGTGTGGACGGCAGAGGAGCATCTGGCGTTTCTGCAGTTTGCCGGGTTTGCCGTGCTGCGCGGCCGCATGCCCGATGCAGTGTACAGCCATTTTATGCTGCTGTTTGTGGCGGTAACGATGCTGTCGTCCTCGTACTACAAAGCGAGGTGGCAGATGGCGGCCGCACTGCTGGACAACTTCGTGGCCGACTACGCGACCGTGTACAGCCCGCGGCTGGTCAACCTGAACGTGCACCATCTGCTGCACATGTACGAGGAGACGTGCCGGTTCGGCGAGCTGCACACCATCTCGGCCTACCCGTTCGTGCCCCGACAGCGCGACGCTAGACGGTTGATGCACTCCGCCGGGTACAGTCTGTCGCAGACGGTCCAACGGCTGCTGGAGCTGCAGCAGGTCGAGCTGAACCGGCGCTGGGATACGACCGACGAGGATGTGCCGTCGGTGCGGACGGTCGGCCTCGACACGATCGCGACCATTCGGCGCGGGTTCCAGCTGCGTCGGAACTTCCGCGACCAGTTTGCCTTGACCAACACTGGCGCGGTGGTGATGTACGAAGGGGCCACCAACTTCGAGGACTTTGGTCTGGTTGTCCATGGGTACACCTTCACCAGACAGGTGCCGGCGTTCTCCGATCCGTTTTGTTCGACCGAAGTGCACATTTACTCTGCCGTCATGAGCAGCTTGGAGCAGCATGTGCTGCGCGCTTTTCCCACCAGCATGCTGTTGTGCAAGGTTGCGGCGGTGCAAACCGAATTCAGCAATGAATACATATTTGTGCCTGTGCCCGGTACCTACCTGGCGTGCAATGAAGCGGTTTAG
- the LOC1272163 gene encoding ubiquinone biosynthesis monooxygenase COQ6, mitochondrial, with the protein MNRLFCTTLVKYSPRNAILPSRAVQWPRTLATTASNRHANTESTTSEAQHYDIIIVGGGMVGTALACALGKNSRLQNKNILLLEAAAGFKQPSTEQYSNRVSAISKGTYRLMRTIGAWEEIERTRVKPVLKMQVWDACSDALITFNYDDFAENISWIVENDVLLASIYRQLEGVPNVRVRYSSKLASCELIRDGADRSTVRLADGETLKCDLLVGADGYNSLVRRQMGVQNFALAYNQMGVVATLRLANAPSDNVTAWQRFLPTGPIALLPLSDDTSSLVWSTGVAEAKRLLQLDGDSFIAAVNAAFHKPMPRNTLVDDVMKGVHSLIKQTTGQRLEAAPVVEAEVASSRAAFPLGLGHTSTYVGQGVCLIGDAAHRVHPLAGQGVNLGFGDVQTLVDVLADANYAGLGISNVSELLKYEQQRLKHNVPVLLTTHSLQRLYTTDFVPTVALRSIGLTLTNALPPVKKFLMNYAMS; encoded by the exons ATGAACCGGCTGTTCTGTACAACTCTGGTGAAATACTCTCCCCGCAATGCGATTCTACCGAGCCGGGCCGTCCAGTGGCCTCGCACCCTGGCGACAACGGCCAGCAACCGGCATGCAAATACGGAATCGACCACCTCGGAAGCCCAGCACTacgacatcatcatcgtcggcgGTGGGATGGTCGGCACTGCATTAGCCTGTGCATTGG GCAAAAACTCCCGGCTgcagaacaaaaacatccTGCTGCTGGAGGCAGCGGCCGGGTTTAAGCAACCCTCCACCGAGCAGTACAGCAACCGGGTGTCGGCGATCAGCAAGGGCACCTACCGGCTGATGCGGACGATTGGCGCGTGGGAGGAGATCGAGCGCACCCGGGTCAAGCCGGTGCTGAAGATGCAGGTGTGGGACGCCTGCTCGGACGCGCTGATCACGTTCAACTATGACGACTTTGCCGAAAACATCTCCTGGATCGTGGAGAACGATGTGCTGCTGGCCAGCATCTACCGCCAGCTGGAGGGCGTCCCGAACGTGCGCGTGCGCTACTCCTCGAAGCTAGCCAGCTGCGAGCTGATACGGGACGGAGCGGACCGCAGCACCGTACGGCTGGCCGACGGCGAAACGCTCAAATGCGACCTGCTG GTCGGTGCTGACGGTTACAACTCCCTGGTGCGCCGGCAGATGGGCGTCCAAAACTTTGCCCTCGCCTACAACCAGATGGGTGTGGTGGCAACGCTTCGGCTGGCGAACGCGCCAAGCGACAACGTGACCGCCTGGCAGCGCTTCCTGCCGACCGGCCCGATCGCTCTACTGCCCCTCAGCGACGACACCAGCTCGCTCGTGTGGTCCACCGGTGTGGCGGAGGCGAAGCGACTGCTTCAGCTGGACGGCGACTCCTTCATTGCGGCCGTCAATGCCGCCTTC CACAAACCGATGCCACGGAACACGCTGGTCGACGATGTGATGAAGGGTGTCCACTCGCTGATCAAACAAACGACCGGACAGCGCCTGGAGGCGGCACCAGTTGTCGAGGCGGAAGTGGCCAGTTCGCGGGCCGCCTTCCCGCTCGGACTCGGCCACACGAGCACCTACGTTGGGCAGGGCGTCTGTCTGATTGG CGACGCAGCGCACCGGGTCCATCCACTGGCCGGGCAGGGCGTTAATCTGGGCTTCGGCGACGTGCAGACGCTGGTGGACGTGCTGGCCGACGCTAACTATGCCGGGCTCGGCATCAGCAACGTCAGCGAGCTGCTCAAGTACGAGCAGCAGCGGCTGAAGCACAACGTGCCCGTCCTGCTCACCACGCACAGCCTGCAGCGGCTTTACACCACCGACTTCGTGCCGACCGTCGCCCTGCGCAGCATCGGGCTAACGCTGACCAACGCGTTGCCACCGGTCAAG AAATTCTTGATGAACTACGCCATGTCCTAG
- the LOC1272164 gene encoding transient receptor potential channel pyrexia, which yields MDTVRFSIIENEMRWEDEYRMYYQEEQADEGSEPTDSAGRFRLSISSESDVGGVEISSPNQPHDFGSGREGQEEIWAYADIEAGLKELPGGDRVAELLGCSVVPAGDILQDTGPDQRDTVVLLAVWYSKHDLLRKLLALDGVSAGVCDAAGRTALHLACYIGDYKATEVLLQHGAKAQCWDREKTATPLHCAASCGSLECVTLLLAQSVDINAGIEKHSALHYAVMRNSKRCVEYLLAHGANPNTPQVYTQTPLHVAAALGYGECMELLLAHGADARSQYGQKKITALHLAASENYLDCVRLLVAAGANIDARNRDQQTPLHLACLSQCHETVTYLIAQRADVHAVYRDGRTALHASIVKESRFWDCTLSLLKAKVDVNRADNFGYTPLHIAALNEFSTCVYMLIEYGADITARTNGGVSALSFIIRRTPEIIPRYVDKLDAAISVNSIHEIGDVDCEIRLDFRLLVPNNDRGETELLLAFIEVGQKRILKHPLCETFLLLKWRRIRKFFIFSLFYHGLFVLLFTAYVLGVYVRDCRAEPCPLPAYIPAVGYVIILFNLVLLTKEIFQMMHGFVSYVRYWENWLQWSIVIGIFLCTHNTLNESNAIMNWQHHVAAVVIFLAWLELMMLVGRFPIFGLYVQMFTTVAVNFSKFLMAYCCLLVAFGLSFCVLFPNYIAFKEIPRSLLKTIVMMAGELEFEDIFYGENLKIEYPATAHGMFLAFVLLVTVILTNLLVGLAVSDIQGLQQSAGLDRLSRQAELISRLESLMFSRLLRKAPIRIWAIFQKIALLKTSRCRLHFRVKPNDPREKRIPRELITSIYKLVAERRERNQSIKRRRTYRNMQTFNRFLLDDADDDGAVTLRRKHFKTVNKKRTISEHPHGGMRPDTMPPVMPGARISNTNAGALKTLEDNQKAILKRLDELGKDLDILKGRIKKP from the exons ATGGATACGGTGCGCTTTTCAATCATA GAAAATGAGATGCGCTGGGAGGATGAGTACCGGATGTACTACCAGGAGGAGCAGGCGGACGAGGGCAGCGAGCCGACGGACAGTGCCGGCCGCTTCCGGCTGAGCATCTCGAGCGAGAGCGACGTCGGTGGCGTCGAGATTTCGTCCCCGAACCAGCCGCACGATTTTGGCAGCGGGCGCGAAGGGCAGGAAGAGATCTGGGCGTACGCCGACATCGAGGCGGGTCTGAAGGAGCTGCCCGGCGGTGATCGGGTGGCCGAGCTGCTCGGCTGCAGTGTGGTACCGGCCGGCGACATTCTGCAGGACACGGGCCCCGACCAGCGCGACACGGTCGTACTGCTGGCGGTGTGGTACAGCAAGCACGACCTGCTGCGCAAGCTGCTGGCGCTCGACGGCGTCAGTGCGGGCGTGTGCGATGCGGCCGGCCGGACCGCGCTCCATCTGGCCTGCTACATCGGCGACTACAAGGCGACggaggtgctgctgcagcacggcGCCAAGGCACAGTGCTGGGATCGGGAGAAAACCGCCACACCGCTGCACTGTGCGGCCag CTGCGGCAGCCTCGAGTGCGTAACGCTCCTGCTCGCCCAGAGCGTGGACATCAACGCCGGCATCGAGAAGCACTCCGCGCTGCACTACGCGGTCATGCGCAACAGCAAGCGCTGCGTCGAGTATCTGCTCGCGCACGGTGCCAACCCGAACACGCCGCAGGTCTACACGCAGACGCCGCTGCACGTGGCCGCCGCCCTCGGGTACGGCGAGTGcatggagctgctgctggcgcaCGGGGCCGACGCCCGCTCCCAGTACGGGCAGAAGAAGATCACCGCCCTGCATCTGGCCGCCTCGGAGAACTATCTCGACTGCGTGCGGCTGCTGGTGGCGGCGGGCGCCAACATCGACGCCCGCAACCGGGACCAGCAGACGCCCCTGCACCTGGCCTGCCTGTCCCAGTGCCACGAAACCGTCACGTACCTGATCGCCCAGCGGGCCGACGTGCACGCGGTCTACCGGGACGGCCGCACCGCCCTGCACGCCTCGATCGTGAAGGAGTCCCGGTTTTGGGACTGCACGCTCAGCCTGCTGAAGGCGAAGGTGGACGTGAACCGGGCGGACAACTTCGGCTACACGCCGCTGCACATTGCCGCACTGAACGAGTTCAGCACGTGCGTGTACATGCTGATCGAGTACGGTGCGGACATAACGGCACGCACGAACGGTGGCGTATCGGCGCTGTCGTTCATCATACGCCGCACGCCGGAGATAATACCGCGCTACGTGGACAAGCTCGACGCGGCCATCAGCGTGAACAGCATACACGAGATCGGCGACGTGGACTGCGAGATACGGCTGGACTTTCGGCTGCTGGTGCCGAACAACGACCGCGGCGAGACGGAGCTGCTGCTCGCGTTCATCGAGGTGGGCCAGAAGCGCATCCTGAAGCATCCGCTCTGCGAAACGTTCCTGCTGCTCAAGTGGCGCCGGATACGGAAGTTTTTCATCTTCAGCCTGTTCTACCACGGGCTGTTTGTGCTGCTGTTTACCGCGTACGTGCTCGGGGTGTACGTGCGCGACTGCCGGGCGGAGCCGTGCCCGCTGCCCGCCTACATACCGGCGGTCGGGTACGTCATCATCCTGTTCAACCTGGTGCTGCTGACGAAGGAGATCTTCCAGATGATGCACGGCTTCGTCAGCTACGTCCGGTACTGGGAGAACTGGCTGCAGTGGAGCATCGTGATCGGCATTTTTCTCTGCACG CACAACACACTGAACGAATCGAACGCCATCATGAACTGGCAGCACCATGTGGCGGCCGTCGTCATCTTTCTGGCCTGGCTCGAGCTGATGATGTTGGTGGGCCGGTTTCCCATATTCGGCCTGTACGTGCAGATGTTTACCACCG TGGCGGTAAACTTTTCCAAATTTCTGATGGCCTACTGCTGCCTGCTGGTCGCGTTCGGGCTCAGCTTCTGCGTGCTGTTCCCGAACTACATCGCGTTCAAGGAGATACCGCGCTCGCTGCTGAAAACGATCGTCATGATGGCGGGCGAGCTCGAGTTCGAGGACATCTTCTACGGGGAGAATCTGAAGATCGAGTACCCTGCCACCGCGCACGGCATGTTTCTCGCGTTCGTCCTGCTGGTGACGGTCATCCTGACCAATCTGCTGGTCGGTCTGGCCGTCAGCGACATCCAGGGGCTGCAGCAGTCGGCCGGGCTCGACCGGCTGTCCCGCCAGGCGGAGCTGATTTCCCGGCTGGAGAGTCTCATGTTTTCGCGCCTGCTGCGCAAAGCGCCGATCCGCATCTGGGCCATCTTTCAGAAGATCGCGCTGCTGAAGACGTCCCGCTGCCGGTTACACTTTCGCGTCAAGCCGAACGATCCGCGCGAGAAGCGG ATTCCGCGGGAGCTCATCACCTCGATCTACAAGCTGGTGGCGGAGCGGCGCGAACGCAACCAATCGATCAAGCGCCGGCGCACCTACCGAAACATGCAGACGTTCAACCGGTTCCTGCTGGACGATGCGGACGACGATGGGGCCGTCACGCTGCGCCGGAAGCACTTCAAAACGGTCAACAAAAAGCGCACCATCTCGGAGCACCCGCACGGTGGGATGCGGCCCGACACGATGCCGCCGGTCATGCCGGGGGCGCGCATTTCTAACACTAACGCCGGGGCGCTCAAAACGCTCGAGGACAACCAGAAAGCCATCCTGAAGCGGTTGGACGAGCTGGGCAAGGACCTGGACATTCTTAAGGGTAGAATAAAAAAGCCTTAG